Proteins encoded together in one Formosa sp. Hel3_A1_48 window:
- the alr gene encoding alanine racemase: MGETTLEINLAALKNNFSLLREKTNNNTMMLAVVKAFAYGSDAVQIAQQLVALGVDYFAVAYVSEGVALRKAGIQTPILVLHPQPINFNMILAHNLEPSLYSFKTLVEFAEIAEANRQKNVPVHIKFNTGLNRLGFQEPELIKVTDVIKTYDSIRVQSVFSHLAASEDLKETAFTQAQITRFKSITKQFQNLCGYPFIKHLCNTSGVVNFPEAQFDMVRCGIGLYGYDNMQKDKSRFIPVATLKTVISQLHTVNKEETVGYNRAFKATQDLRIATLPIGHADGIGRQYGNGVGAVYLSGQKAPIVGNVCMDMIMVDVTNIECKEGDEVVLFDQENTAEDFSKAGNTIPYELLTAVSQRVKRVFVTE; this comes from the coding sequence GTGGGCGAAACAACATTAGAAATAAACCTTGCTGCGCTAAAAAACAACTTTAGCCTTCTACGAGAAAAAACAAACAATAACACCATGATGCTCGCTGTTGTTAAGGCGTTTGCCTATGGCAGTGACGCCGTACAAATAGCGCAGCAACTTGTGGCTTTAGGGGTGGATTATTTTGCCGTTGCCTACGTAAGTGAAGGTGTTGCACTAAGAAAGGCGGGGATACAAACGCCAATTCTAGTGCTTCATCCTCAGCCAATCAACTTTAATATGATCCTTGCTCATAATCTTGAGCCTAGTTTGTATAGCTTTAAAACACTGGTAGAGTTCGCAGAGATTGCAGAGGCCAATCGCCAAAAAAATGTCCCTGTACACATCAAGTTTAATACAGGATTAAATCGTTTAGGATTTCAAGAACCTGAGCTAATTAAAGTAACAGACGTTATAAAGACTTATGATTCCATTAGGGTGCAGTCTGTGTTTTCTCACCTAGCCGCAAGTGAAGACCTAAAAGAGACCGCCTTTACACAGGCTCAAATTACACGCTTTAAATCCATTACTAAACAATTTCAAAACCTATGCGGTTATCCTTTTATCAAGCATCTTTGTAATACTTCAGGAGTAGTGAATTTTCCAGAGGCTCAGTTTGATATGGTGCGCTGTGGGATAGGTCTGTACGGGTACGATAATATGCAAAAAGACAAAAGTAGATTTATACCTGTTGCTACGCTTAAAACTGTAATTTCTCAACTACATACAGTTAATAAAGAAGAAACTGTTGGCTATAACAGAGCATTTAAAGCAACTCAAGACCTTAGAATTGCTACCTTGCCTATAGGGCACGCCGATGGAATTGGTAGACAATATGGGAACGGAGTGGGGGCGGTTTACTTGAGCGGCCAAAAAGCTCCTATTGTTGGAAATGTATGTATGGATATGATTATGGTGGATGTTACAAACATTGAGTGTAAAGAAGGGGATGAGGTTGTTTTATTTGATCAAGAAAATACTGCTGAGGATTTTTCTAAAGCTGGAAATACAATACCGTATGAACTCCTAACGGCAGTTTCTCAACGCGTAAAACGCGTCTTCGTAACAGAATAA
- a CDS encoding aspartate-semialdehyde dehydrogenase: MKIAVVGATGMVGTIMMKLLEERNFPVTELIPVASERSVGKSVLFKGNEYKIVGLETAVELKPDIAIFSAGGDTSLAWAPKFAEVDCVVIDNSSAWRMDPTKKLVVPEINANVITGEDKIIANPNCSTIQLVMALAPLHERYKMKRVIVSTYQSVSGTGVKAVRQMENEIHGKSEEMAYPYQIFKNALPHCDVFLENGYTKEEMKLANEPQKILGDDSFAITATAVRIPTAGGHSESVNVQFEEDFKLNDVRSILNEMPGVTVQDNPETNTYPMPILAHNKDDVFVGRIRRDESQANTLNMWIVADNLRKGAATNAIQIAEYMVEHVFSSAS; the protein is encoded by the coding sequence ATGAAAATAGCAGTCGTAGGCGCAACGGGTATGGTCGGAACCATAATGATGAAGTTATTGGAAGAGCGAAACTTTCCTGTTACAGAACTTATCCCTGTAGCATCTGAGCGCAGTGTTGGGAAATCTGTTTTATTTAAAGGTAATGAATACAAGATCGTTGGTTTGGAAACCGCCGTTGAGCTTAAACCAGACATTGCTATTTTTTCGGCAGGTGGTGATACTTCATTGGCGTGGGCGCCAAAATTTGCAGAGGTTGATTGTGTAGTGATTGACAACTCTTCGGCGTGGCGTATGGATCCTACCAAAAAGCTTGTTGTTCCGGAAATAAACGCAAATGTCATTACGGGTGAAGATAAAATAATTGCAAACCCAAACTGCTCTACGATTCAGTTAGTTATGGCTTTGGCGCCACTGCACGAACGTTATAAAATGAAGCGCGTTATTGTCTCTACTTATCAATCTGTTTCGGGGACTGGTGTGAAGGCCGTGCGGCAAATGGAAAATGAAATCCATGGAAAAAGTGAAGAAATGGCCTACCCGTATCAAATTTTTAAAAATGCGCTTCCACACTGTGATGTTTTCCTAGAAAATGGATACACAAAAGAAGAGATGAAACTGGCAAATGAGCCACAAAAGATATTGGGTGACGATTCTTTTGCCATCACTGCAACTGCTGTTAGAATACCTACTGCAGGTGGACATTCTGAATCAGTAAATGTTCAATTTGAAGAAGATTTCAAGCTTAATGATGTGCGCAGTATTCTTAATGAAATGCCAGGTGTGACTGTACAAGACAACCCTGAAACCAATACCTACCCTATGCCTATACTGGCGCACAATAAGGACGATGTTTTTGTGGGGAGAATTCGACGAGACGAGAGCCAAGCCAATACATTAAATATGTGGATTGTTGCTGATAATTTGAGAAAGGGAGCAGCAACCAACGCGATTCAAATTGCTGAATATATGGTAGAGCATGTATTTAGCTCAGCCTCATAA
- a CDS encoding aromatic amino acid hydroxylase, which translates to MAPIAAYSEEVIERLPAHLKQFIAPQNYEEYTPVNQAVWRYVMRKNISYLKDVAHQSYIGGLKKTGVLVESIPNIYGMNRILKDIGWAAVAVDGFIPPNAFMEFQANKVLVIASDIRQLEHIEYTPAPDIIHEASGHAPIIANPDYAEFLRRLGEIGAKAILSKYDIDLYEAVRKLSILKEAPGVKQKDIDAAELEVNVLQNQHEEYSEMAQIRNMQWWSVEYGLIGEMNNPKIYGAGLLSSIGESEWCMRDDVEKIPYSVDVAQVGFDITKPQPQLFVTPNFAYLMEVLEELANTLSVRKGGYKGLQKLIDSKAIGTIELSTGLQVSGVFTQMIMNDDREVIYFKTDGPTALAYRDKELIGHGIKAHKDGYSSPLGMLKSVNLPIENMTPVDLKAYNLYDGQRLAFEFESGITVEGLNITGIRNVKGKIMLIQLKDCTVRYGKEVLFKPEFGVFDMAIGNNIVSAFAGAADSSSFPNLYAVSKTKTIKTKKKPKNIALEQLYQSVRSYRTTKRFSSSDLEKVFETLVKNHKNDWLLQIELLELTEDSSLILKIKKHLAEIIQNKPELSRLIESGIRLI; encoded by the coding sequence ATGGCACCTATTGCTGCTTATTCCGAAGAAGTTATTGAAAGGCTTCCAGCTCATTTAAAACAATTTATCGCACCACAGAATTATGAGGAGTATACGCCAGTTAACCAAGCAGTATGGCGATATGTTATGAGAAAAAACATCTCTTACCTAAAAGATGTTGCGCACCAATCTTATATTGGTGGACTTAAAAAAACGGGGGTTCTCGTCGAGTCAATTCCAAACATCTACGGAATGAATCGTATCCTTAAAGATATTGGTTGGGCGGCTGTAGCTGTCGATGGTTTTATTCCGCCCAATGCCTTTATGGAGTTTCAAGCTAATAAGGTACTTGTTATTGCTTCTGATATAAGACAGCTCGAACATATCGAGTATACGCCAGCACCCGATATTATTCATGAGGCATCAGGTCATGCGCCAATCATTGCAAATCCTGATTATGCAGAATTTTTAAGGCGTCTTGGTGAAATTGGTGCAAAAGCTATTCTTTCTAAATACGATATTGATCTGTATGAAGCGGTGCGTAAACTCTCTATTCTAAAAGAAGCGCCCGGAGTAAAACAAAAAGATATTGATGCCGCGGAACTAGAGGTTAACGTCCTTCAAAACCAACACGAAGAGTACTCGGAAATGGCACAAATAAGAAATATGCAGTGGTGGAGTGTTGAATACGGCTTAATAGGAGAAATGAATAATCCTAAAATATATGGCGCTGGCTTGTTGTCCTCAATCGGGGAAAGCGAATGGTGTATGCGTGATGATGTTGAAAAAATTCCTTACTCAGTTGATGTGGCTCAGGTGGGTTTTGATATCACAAAACCCCAACCTCAACTTTTTGTAACACCAAATTTTGCATACTTAATGGAAGTGCTTGAAGAGCTTGCTAATACACTAAGCGTAAGAAAAGGAGGGTATAAAGGCCTACAGAAGCTTATTGATTCAAAAGCAATAGGTACAATTGAGCTGAGTACAGGGTTGCAGGTTTCCGGAGTATTTACCCAAATGATCATGAACGACGATAGAGAGGTTATCTACTTTAAAACTGATGGCCCTACAGCTCTGGCGTACAGAGATAAAGAACTTATTGGTCATGGAATTAAAGCACACAAAGATGGATACAGCTCTCCGTTGGGTATGCTGAAAAGCGTCAACCTTCCGATTGAAAACATGACTCCAGTAGACCTAAAGGCATATAATTTATACGACGGCCAGCGCTTAGCTTTTGAATTTGAAAGCGGTATAACGGTCGAAGGTTTAAACATTACAGGTATAAGAAATGTAAAAGGTAAAATCATGCTTATACAGCTCAAGGATTGTACAGTACGCTATGGCAAAGAGGTTCTTTTTAAACCTGAATTTGGGGTCTTTGACATGGCTATTGGAAATAACATTGTTTCTGCGTTTGCGGGTGCGGCAGACAGCAGCTCTTTTCCAAACCTATATGCGGTGTCAAAGACCAAAACAATTAAAACTAAGAAAAAGCCCAAAAATATAGCCCTTGAACAGCTCTACCAAAGTGTTCGGTCTTATAGAACAACTAAGCGTTTCTCATCAAGCGATTTGGAAAAAGTTTTTGAAACACTAGTTAAAAATCACAAAAACGACTGGTTACTTCAAATTGAACTTTTGGAACTTACGGAAGATAGTAGCTTAATTCTCAAGATCAAAAAACACTTAGCTGAAATCATTCAAAACAAACCTGAATTAAGTAGGTTAATAGAATCAGGTATTAGATTGATTTAA
- the mscL gene encoding large conductance mechanosensitive channel protein MscL, translated as MFKEFKEFAMKGSLVDIAVAFVMGAAFKDVVTSFTGGIISPLVGLIFNANLKDLKYVIQEGVINNNGVVEGESAILWGNFITYLIDFIIVAFVMFLIIKGINALKRKEEDVSTGPSDNDLLSEIRDLLKK; from the coding sequence ATGTTCAAAGAATTCAAAGAATTTGCAATGAAAGGCAGTCTAGTGGATATCGCTGTTGCCTTTGTTATGGGTGCGGCATTCAAAGATGTTGTCACCAGCTTTACAGGCGGAATTATTTCTCCGTTAGTTGGTCTTATTTTTAACGCAAACCTTAAAGACCTAAAGTACGTTATTCAAGAGGGCGTTATAAACAATAATGGTGTTGTTGAAGGTGAGTCCGCTATACTATGGGGGAACTTTATTACCTATCTTATTGATTTTATCATCGTTGCTTTTGTCATGTTCTTAATCATTAAAGGAATAAACGCTTTAAAACGGAAAGAGGAGGATGTTTCCACTGGCCCCTCTGACAACGATCTTTTGTCTGAAATTAGAGATTTGTTAAAAAAATAG
- a CDS encoding glutamine--tRNA ligase/YqeY domain fusion protein has translation MAIDNTKPLNFLQQIVEDDLKNGLSSAHLRFRFPPEPNGYLHIGHTKAIGISFGLGQKYSAPVNLRFDDTNPTKEEQAYVDAIKEDIAWLGYSWDKECYSSDYFKQLFDWAVLMINDGKAYVDSQSSGEMADQKGTPTQPGVDGPYRDRTSEENLALFHKMRNGDFEEGTHVLRAKIDMKHPNMLMRDPIMYRILHADHHRTGSDWCIYPMYDWTHGESDYIEQISHSLCSLEFKPHRELYNWFKDSVYTYSKDQYALLPKQREFARLNLSYTVMSKRKLLKLVQNGVVSGWDDPRMPTISGLRRRGYTPNSIKKFIDTIGVAKRDNVIDVSLLEFCVREDLNKTAPRIMAVLNPVKLIITNYPEQKTEYLDAENNPEDEGTGSRKVPFSNTLYIEREDFKQEANSKYFRLTLGKEVRLKNAYIIKAESVTKNKAGEITEIRCAYDPKSLSGSGTEESLRKVKGTLHWVSCQHAVEAEIRAYDRLFSHEAPDSQEEDFMTFLNPTSLTKTTAFIEPNISNPKAGDKFQFQRMGYFCVDQDSNENKIVFNKTVGLRDNWAKQKTKSTPKAVQPIKPKQKRKAIDLIKQLGKKYTNLPEQKQAKVKTEIQALSEGIAYDELAPLFGTAVKKTGTRIAVMIALKVLLDNGQKRNSAIDEFIEKASTDSNDLLAAEAVLI, from the coding sequence ATGGCGATAGATAACACAAAACCGCTTAATTTTTTACAGCAAATAGTAGAAGATGATTTAAAAAACGGATTAAGTTCTGCTCATTTGCGTTTCCGCTTCCCACCAGAACCGAACGGCTATCTTCATATTGGACACACTAAAGCTATTGGTATTAGCTTTGGATTAGGGCAAAAGTATTCTGCACCGGTTAACTTAAGATTTGATGACACCAACCCCACAAAAGAGGAGCAAGCTTATGTAGATGCGATAAAAGAAGATATTGCGTGGTTGGGCTATTCTTGGGATAAGGAGTGCTATTCCTCAGATTACTTTAAACAACTTTTTGATTGGGCTGTTTTAATGATTAATGACGGTAAAGCCTATGTTGACTCACAGTCTAGTGGAGAAATGGCCGACCAGAAAGGTACCCCAACACAGCCAGGCGTTGACGGACCTTACCGCGACAGAACATCAGAGGAAAATTTAGCTTTATTTCACAAAATGCGCAACGGTGATTTTGAAGAGGGCACCCACGTCCTTAGAGCCAAAATAGATATGAAACATCCAAACATGCTAATGCGCGATCCCATAATGTACCGCATATTACACGCAGACCACCACAGAACAGGATCAGACTGGTGTATATATCCAATGTATGATTGGACCCATGGGGAAAGTGATTACATTGAGCAAATTTCGCACTCGCTTTGTTCTTTGGAATTCAAACCACACAGGGAACTGTATAATTGGTTTAAAGATTCTGTATACACTTACAGCAAAGACCAATACGCTTTATTACCAAAACAACGAGAGTTTGCACGATTAAATCTAAGTTATACAGTAATGAGCAAAAGAAAACTTCTTAAGCTTGTTCAAAACGGAGTTGTTTCGGGCTGGGATGACCCGAGAATGCCTACAATTTCTGGTCTTCGGCGAAGAGGGTATACACCAAATTCAATAAAAAAATTCATAGACACGATTGGGGTTGCTAAGAGGGATAATGTCATTGATGTTTCCCTTCTTGAGTTTTGTGTTCGTGAGGATTTAAACAAAACAGCTCCGAGAATTATGGCTGTTCTAAACCCTGTAAAATTAATAATAACAAATTATCCAGAGCAGAAAACAGAATATTTAGACGCAGAAAATAATCCAGAGGATGAGGGAACTGGAAGTAGAAAAGTCCCTTTTTCTAATACACTTTACATAGAAAGAGAAGATTTTAAACAAGAGGCAAACAGCAAATATTTTCGTTTAACATTAGGAAAAGAAGTACGCTTAAAAAACGCTTATATAATAAAGGCAGAATCAGTTACTAAAAATAAAGCTGGGGAAATAACAGAAATACGCTGTGCTTACGACCCAAAGAGCTTAAGCGGAAGCGGCACAGAAGAAAGCCTTAGAAAAGTAAAAGGCACACTGCACTGGGTGTCTTGCCAACATGCTGTAGAGGCCGAAATAAGGGCTTATGACCGCTTGTTTTCACATGAGGCACCAGATAGTCAAGAAGAGGATTTCATGACTTTTCTTAATCCAACCTCACTCACCAAAACAACTGCTTTTATAGAACCAAACATTTCTAATCCTAAAGCTGGGGATAAGTTCCAGTTTCAGCGTATGGGGTATTTTTGTGTAGATCAGGATTCTAATGAAAATAAGATTGTTTTTAATAAAACGGTTGGACTTAGAGACAATTGGGCGAAGCAAAAAACTAAATCAACCCCCAAAGCTGTTCAACCAATTAAACCAAAACAGAAACGGAAGGCAATTGACCTTATAAAACAACTAGGAAAAAAATACACCAATTTACCGGAACAAAAACAAGCAAAAGTTAAAACAGAAATTCAAGCGCTTTCTGAAGGAATAGCTTACGACGAGTTAGCCCCTCTTTTTGGCACAGCAGTAAAAAAAACAGGGACTCGTATCGCAGTAATGATTGCGCTTAAAGTTCTATTAGATAATGGTCAGAAACGCAATTCCGCTATAGATGAATTCATAGAAAAAGCCTCAACAGATAGTAATGATTTACTCGCTGCTGAGGCGGTCCTTATATAA
- a CDS encoding ABC transporter ATP-binding protein, whose translation MLSVKNISFSYSKSQILSGISLSVKRGDYLAIVGESGSGKSTLLKLIYGEYDLDEGKILWNGSAVLGPKDKLVVGHGFMKYVAQEFDLMPFTTVSENIGTHLSNFYPKEKEKRIKELLKVVELEEFSSTKVKLLSGGQKQRVALAKAIAKQPEVLLLDEPFSHIDNFKKQSLRKSLFQFLKTKQITCIVATHDKNDVLAFADHMAVLNNGKIILKGPPKKLYKDPQYDLVAAFFSDYCILNDVIYYANQIEVSGQGSIKAHIKHNYFKGTHYMIEAETEGQIIYFNHPFPLDINQSVLLTTKESL comes from the coding sequence ATGCTTTCGGTTAAAAACATTTCTTTTAGCTACTCAAAAAGTCAAATACTTTCCGGAATTTCCCTTTCTGTAAAACGGGGAGATTATCTTGCAATTGTTGGCGAAAGTGGATCAGGGAAAAGTACGCTTTTAAAACTAATTTACGGAGAGTATGACCTAGATGAGGGCAAAATTTTGTGGAACGGTTCAGCTGTTTTAGGGCCAAAAGACAAGCTCGTTGTGGGGCATGGATTCATGAAATATGTTGCACAAGAGTTCGATCTAATGCCTTTCACAACAGTAAGTGAAAACATAGGAACCCACCTCTCCAATTTCTATCCAAAGGAAAAAGAAAAACGCATCAAAGAATTGCTAAAAGTCGTTGAGTTAGAAGAATTTAGCTCTACTAAAGTAAAGCTGCTCAGTGGTGGGCAAAAACAACGCGTGGCCTTAGCTAAAGCTATCGCTAAACAACCTGAAGTTCTTTTATTGGACGAACCGTTCAGTCATATTGATAACTTTAAAAAACAATCATTACGAAAGAGTTTGTTTCAGTTCTTAAAAACCAAACAAATTACTTGTATTGTTGCAACTCACGACAAAAATGACGTATTGGCCTTTGCTGACCATATGGCCGTTTTGAATAACGGAAAAATAATTCTTAAAGGCCCGCCTAAAAAACTCTATAAAGACCCACAATATGATTTGGTTGCTGCTTTTTTCTCTGACTATTGCATCCTTAACGATGTTATTTATTACGCAAATCAAATTGAAGTTTCAGGCCAAGGGTCAATTAAAGCACATATAAAACATAATTATTTTAAAGGAACACACTATATGATTGAAGCGGAAACGGAAGGCCAAATCATTTACTTCAATCATCCTTTTCCGCTTGACATTAATCAGAGCGTGCTTTTAACAACAAAAGAAAGTCTCTAA
- the folB gene encoding dihydroneopterin aldolase has product MGIIKVENIRVYAHHGCLKEETVIGSNYRVDVAVSANLDKSSKTDDLKDTVDYVTLNSIVVDEMGVPCKLLETVAQRIIARFLNECAEVDWASVSVSKLNPPIGGDVEKVTVMLEEKRSY; this is encoded by the coding sequence ATGGGAATAATAAAGGTTGAAAATATAAGAGTTTATGCGCATCACGGGTGCTTGAAAGAAGAAACGGTTATTGGAAGCAACTACCGGGTGGATGTGGCGGTTAGCGCAAATCTTGATAAGTCTTCAAAAACCGATGATTTGAAAGACACTGTAGATTACGTCACTTTAAATTCAATTGTTGTGGATGAGATGGGTGTTCCCTGTAAACTTTTAGAAACAGTGGCTCAACGGATTATTGCTCGTTTTCTTAATGAGTGTGCCGAAGTCGATTGGGCTTCTGTGTCCGTGTCAAAACTAAACCCCCCGATTGGTGGAGATGTTGAAAAGGTTACTGTAATGTTGGAGGAAAAAAGGTCTTATTAG
- a CDS encoding diacylglycerol/lipid kinase family protein, whose translation MPKRSVHFILNPVSGSGQNNLNIKFIRSVLNTKNYDFRLKISQKPGDVCQLTKLSIQEGANVIVACGGDGTINQVASQLISTKVKLGIIKFGSGNGLASHLGIPNELIRALEVIKNEKAINIDVGTVNQHYFFSNMSIGVGARVINHYTDSKKRQFMSYFRAVLKGLLSEPLNMTLDLVIDGYKTTITPLVLFISNSNEMGYNVSFTPDASLQDGKLDLVFTEHLSLFQKILFANQIVFFKKRRFEKAQYLQAEDILITNKKNEEFLTQLDGESIVVNSNVLRISLKKTALSVIVPG comes from the coding sequence ATGCCGAAAAGAAGTGTTCATTTTATTTTAAATCCAGTTTCAGGTAGTGGTCAAAATAACCTAAATATTAAATTTATTCGTTCTGTTTTAAACACTAAAAATTATGATTTTAGGTTAAAAATTTCTCAAAAACCTGGGGACGTTTGTCAACTAACAAAGTTGTCAATACAGGAGGGCGCCAATGTAATTGTTGCGTGTGGCGGGGACGGAACCATAAATCAAGTTGCATCACAACTTATAAGCACAAAGGTAAAGTTGGGGATTATAAAATTTGGATCAGGAAATGGTTTAGCATCCCACTTGGGCATACCGAACGAGTTGATAAGGGCTTTAGAGGTTATTAAAAATGAAAAAGCCATAAATATTGATGTCGGAACAGTAAATCAACATTATTTTTTTAGCAACATGAGCATAGGTGTTGGTGCCCGAGTGATTAATCACTATACGGACTCAAAAAAACGACAGTTTATGTCTTATTTTCGTGCGGTTTTGAAAGGTCTTCTAAGTGAACCCTTAAACATGACCTTAGATTTAGTAATTGACGGTTACAAAACAACTATAACCCCCCTTGTTTTATTTATCTCTAACTCAAATGAAATGGGATACAATGTTTCTTTTACGCCAGACGCCTCACTACAAGACGGTAAATTAGATCTTGTTTTTACTGAACACCTTTCGCTTTTTCAAAAGATTTTATTTGCCAATCAAATTGTGTTTTTTAAGAAAAGAAGATTTGAAAAGGCGCAATATCTTCAAGCAGAGGATATTTTAATTACTAACAAAAAAAATGAAGAATTTTTGACTCAATTAGACGGTGAGTCTATTGTTGTTAACTCTAATGTGTTAAGAATATCACTTAAGAAAACTGCGTTAAGCGTTATTGTGCCAGGCTAA
- a CDS encoding SPFH domain-containing protein, translated as MNLLLYVFILFGALILFAAFFVVKQQTAAIVERFGKFQSIRHSGLQLKIPLIDRISGRLSLKIQQLDVIVETKTLDDVFVRLKISVQYKVIRDKVYEAFYKLDYPHDQITSYVFDVVRAEVPKMKLDDVFVKKDDIAIAVKTELNDAMMVFGYDIIKTLVTDIDPDAQVKEAMNRINASEREKIAAQFEGDAARILIVEKAKAEAESKRLQGQGIADQRREIARGLEESVEVLNKVGINSQEASALIVVTQHYDTLQSIGGETNSNLILLPNSPQAGSNMLNDMVASFTASNQIGEAMKKKNGE; from the coding sequence ATGAATTTACTACTGTATGTTTTTATTTTATTTGGCGCGCTTATTCTCTTTGCGGCATTTTTTGTTGTGAAACAACAAACCGCAGCGATTGTAGAACGTTTTGGTAAGTTCCAAAGTATTCGTCACTCTGGGCTTCAACTAAAAATTCCTTTGATTGATCGTATTTCCGGACGATTAAGCCTAAAAATTCAACAGCTGGATGTTATTGTAGAAACAAAAACATTGGATGATGTTTTTGTACGTCTAAAAATCTCTGTTCAATACAAAGTTATTCGCGACAAAGTATATGAGGCATTTTACAAATTAGATTACCCACACGATCAGATTACATCCTATGTTTTTGACGTCGTACGTGCCGAGGTACCAAAAATGAAACTAGATGACGTCTTTGTTAAAAAAGATGACATTGCTATCGCCGTCAAGACTGAGCTTAATGATGCGATGATGGTTTTTGGGTATGATATCATCAAAACGCTTGTTACAGACATCGATCCAGACGCGCAAGTGAAAGAAGCGATGAACAGAATTAATGCATCAGAACGTGAAAAAATTGCTGCTCAGTTTGAGGGTGATGCAGCACGGATTTTGATTGTAGAAAAAGCCAAGGCGGAGGCGGAAAGCAAGCGCCTTCAAGGACAGGGTATCGCAGACCAGCGCCGAGAGATCGCGCGGGGGTTAGAGGAATCTGTAGAAGTGCTGAATAAAGTGGGAATCAATTCACAAGAAGCTTCTGCACTTATTGTGGTAACACAACACTATGACACGCTTCAATCAATAGGAGGCGAAACAAATAGTAATTTAATTTTATTACCAAACTCTCCGCAAGCGGGAAGTAATATGTTAAACGATATGGTTGCGAGTTTTACCGCTAGCAATCAAATTGGAGAGGCTATGAAAAAGAAAAACGGAGAATAA